A region of Anolis sagrei isolate rAnoSag1 chromosome 2, rAnoSag1.mat, whole genome shotgun sequence DNA encodes the following proteins:
- the LOC132767224 gene encoding metalloproteinase inhibitor 1-like has protein sequence MKEGSKMNVAQVSGFLAVSFLLLALIGDTTEACSCAPRHPQSAFCSADIVLRVRFVAVNKMEGNLSERRWMYHEIKTTKVYKGPKEMQDVRYVYTPPFDSVCGYFQSGSLKEDYLITGRLKGNRVVITLCNFIRPWAEISLAQRRGFTSEYSKGCSCSIVDYSTTSSNECHWMEPYSSTNQNDMACLPQMERNGTCHWQSLDTKGSGSVRKKRLTQ, from the exons atgaaagaaggaagtaaaatgAACGTGGCTCAAGTAAGCGGATTCCTGGCTGTCAGCTTCCTCCTCCTGGCTCTGATAGGAGATACCACTGAGGCCTGCTCCTGCGCCCCCCGGCACCCCCAGTCAGCATTCTGCTCTGCTGATATCG TGCTCAGGGTCAGATTTGTGGCTGTGAACAAGATGGAGGGGAACCTCTCAGAAAGAAGGTGGATGTACCATGAGATCAAAACCACAAAg GTCTACAAAGGTCCCAAAGAGATGCAAGATGTCCGCTATGTCTACACCCCACCCTTTGATAGCGTGTGTGGATACTTCCAGAGTGGATCTCTCAAAGAAGATTACCTCATTACAG GGAGACTGAAAGGCAACAGAGTTGTGATCACACTCTGTAATTTCATTCGACCATGGGCTGAGATAAGTCTTGCACAGAGGCGAGGCTTTACCTCAGAGTACAGCAAGGGCTGCTCTTGCTCA ATTGTGGACTACTCTACCACCTCTAGCAATGAGTGCCATTGGATGGAACCGTATAGTTCCACAAATCAGAATGACATGGCCTGCCTACCCCAGATGGAAAGAAATGGCACATGCCACTGGCAATCCTTGGACACAAAAGGATCCGGGTCCGTTCGTAAGAAGCGACTGACTCAGTGA